Proteins from one Flavobacterium branchiarum genomic window:
- a CDS encoding RNA methyltransferase translates to MVSKNQIKLISGLLQKKQRFANGLFFAEGVKVIQELLQSNFELEHLYTTQNDFETVLVSKKTLINAQDLKKISALTTPNSCLAVFKIPTDKKIIESGLILALDDIRDPGNLGTILRLCDWFGIKQLLCSKESVDIYNPKVVQATMGSIARVNVSYIDLKPFLAETTLPVFGTFMDGSNIYKTDLPQEGIIIMGNEGNGISDEIEKTIQNRLTIPRFGDLQKTESLNVATATAIILSEFKRNS, encoded by the coding sequence ATGGTTAGTAAAAACCAAATAAAGCTTATATCAGGTTTACTTCAAAAAAAACAACGTTTTGCAAATGGATTGTTTTTTGCAGAAGGAGTAAAAGTAATTCAAGAATTGTTACAATCCAATTTTGAATTAGAGCACCTGTATACTACTCAAAACGATTTTGAGACCGTTTTAGTCTCTAAGAAAACGTTAATTAATGCACAAGATTTAAAAAAAATAAGTGCATTGACAACTCCGAATTCTTGTTTGGCAGTTTTTAAAATTCCCACCGATAAAAAAATAATAGAATCTGGTTTAATCCTTGCCCTTGATGATATTCGTGACCCTGGAAATTTAGGGACTATTTTACGACTTTGTGATTGGTTCGGAATCAAACAATTGCTTTGTTCTAAAGAATCGGTTGATATCTACAATCCAAAAGTGGTTCAGGCTACAATGGGCTCCATTGCAAGGGTTAACGTAAGTTATATTGATTTAAAACCTTTTCTTGCTGAAACAACACTTCCTGTTTTTGGTACTTTTATGGATGGTTCTAATATCTATAAAACTGATTTGCCACAAGAAGGTATTATTATAATGGGTAATGAAGGAAATGGTATTTCTGATGAAATTGAAAAAACAATTCAAAACAGACTTACTATTCCTAGATTTGGTGATCTTCAAAAAACCGAAAGTTTAAATGTGGCTACTGCAACCGCAATTATACTTAGTGAGTTTAAGCGTAATAGTTAA
- a CDS encoding porin family protein translates to MKKTVILILIIFSTKGYTQFTKSMFSKDPIINLETWQKQRLYFGYYLGFNSYNFKIDYRTVGPDIQIKKSTGFNVGVVADLRLQEYINLRFEPGLYYTKRDLYYPNPELTSKTDYLREVNSTYINFPLLLKFSALRTGNVRPYLVGGMSTTLNLSSNAKSIDDNLEQRFRVKAWTMNYELGFGVDFFSEYFIFSPSIRGSFGLSDELIRDKDPNSPWTGNIESMKSRAILINFTFH, encoded by the coding sequence ATGAAAAAAACTGTAATCTTAATTCTAATTATCTTTTCTACAAAGGGGTATACTCAATTTACTAAAAGTATGTTTAGTAAAGATCCTATTATCAATTTAGAAACTTGGCAAAAACAACGCCTTTATTTCGGATATTACTTAGGTTTTAATAGTTACAACTTTAAGATAGACTACAGAACTGTTGGACCAGATATTCAGATAAAAAAATCAACTGGGTTTAACGTTGGGGTTGTGGCCGATTTAAGATTACAGGAATACATCAACCTCCGTTTTGAACCAGGTTTGTATTACACAAAAAGAGACTTATACTATCCTAATCCAGAGCTAACATCTAAGACTGATTATCTAAGAGAAGTAAATAGTACTTACATCAATTTCCCTTTGCTTTTAAAGTTCTCTGCTTTAAGAACAGGAAACGTGCGTCCTTATTTAGTTGGAGGAATGTCTACTACTTTAAACCTATCTAGTAATGCAAAATCTATTGACGACAATTTAGAGCAACGTTTTAGAGTAAAGGCTTGGACGATGAATTACGAATTAGGTTTTGGAGTTGATTTTTTCTCAGAATACTTCATTTTCTCTCCTTCTATTAGAGGGTCATTTGGTCTTAGCGACGAATTAATTCGTGACAAAGACCCAAATAGCCCTTGGACAGGTAACATAGAATCTATGAAGTCAAGAGCTATTTTAATTAACTTTACTTTTCATTAA
- the ubiE gene encoding bifunctional demethylmenaquinone methyltransferase/2-methoxy-6-polyprenyl-1,4-benzoquinol methylase UbiE, with amino-acid sequence MSEKITPYKNSALGKKEQVEQMFDTISGNYDNLNRVISFGIDIKWRKKVLKIVSDKKPKIILDIATGTGDLAILMAQTNAEKIIGLDISSGMLEVGKKKIAAKNLSQTIEMVVGDSENLPFDDNHFDAITVAFGVRNFETLEKGLSEILRVLKPNGVFVILETSVPDKTPYKQGYGFYTKNILPLIGKIFSKDDAAYGYLSESAANFPYGENLNNILRKIGFIDVKAMPQTFGVATIYSASKK; translated from the coding sequence ATGTCAGAAAAAATAACTCCTTATAAAAATTCAGCCTTAGGCAAGAAAGAACAAGTTGAACAAATGTTTGACACTATATCTGGAAACTACGATAATTTAAATCGTGTAATTTCATTTGGTATTGACATCAAATGGCGTAAAAAAGTTTTAAAAATAGTTTCTGATAAGAAACCAAAGATAATTTTAGATATCGCAACTGGAACTGGTGATTTAGCCATATTAATGGCACAAACAAATGCTGAAAAAATCATTGGTTTGGATATCTCTTCTGGAATGCTTGAAGTAGGAAAGAAAAAAATTGCCGCTAAAAACCTAAGTCAAACCATTGAAATGGTTGTAGGAGATTCAGAAAACTTACCTTTTGATGATAATCATTTTGATGCAATTACTGTCGCATTTGGTGTTAGAAATTTTGAGACCCTAGAAAAAGGCTTATCTGAAATTTTAAGAGTTTTAAAACCTAATGGCGTTTTTGTAATTCTTGAAACATCGGTTCCAGATAAAACACCGTATAAGCAAGGTTATGGCTTTTACACTAAAAACATACTGCCACTTATAGGAAAGATATTTTCTAAAGATGACGCAGCTTATGGATACCTGTCAGAATCTGCAGCTAATTTCCCATATGGAGAAAACTTAAACAATATTTTACGAAAAATAGGGTTTATAGATGTGAAAGCTATGCCACAAACTTTTGGAGTAGCAACTATTTATTCAGCTTCTAAAAAATAG
- a CDS encoding dihydrofolate reductase: MIIMIAAVAENNALGKNNEMIWHLSNDFKRFKALTTGHHIIMGRKTFESFPKPLPNRTHIVITRQDNYQPEGCIVVKSIEEAIAKCPKDDDSFIIGGGEIYNLGMPFADVLEITRVHHSFDADAFFPEINKKEWQLIEADPNKRDEKHLYDYTYETYVRL; this comes from the coding sequence ATGATTATAATGATTGCGGCTGTTGCCGAAAACAATGCACTCGGAAAAAACAATGAAATGATTTGGCATTTATCAAATGACTTCAAAAGATTTAAAGCGCTCACGACCGGACATCATATTATAATGGGGCGAAAAACATTTGAAAGTTTTCCCAAACCGTTACCAAACAGAACTCATATTGTAATAACACGTCAAGATAACTATCAACCCGAAGGATGTATCGTTGTAAAAAGTATAGAAGAGGCTATTGCAAAATGCCCTAAAGATGATGATTCATTTATAATTGGCGGTGGCGAAATATACAATTTAGGGATGCCTTTTGCCGATGTTCTAGAAATCACAAGAGTTCACCATAGTTTTGATGCTGATGCTTTTTTTCCTGAAATCAATAAAAAGGAATGGCAGTTAATAGAAGCTGATCCAAACAAAAGAGACGAAAAACATCTTTACGACTACACTTACGAAACATACGTTAGATTATAA
- a CDS encoding 2TM domain-containing protein, whose product MEKELHEQYEYARRRIRQKKMLYFHFVLFLLGSLFLFVTDRFLNISYGQNWYLWIITVWFFIFILHFVKVYITDRFLNKNWEREQIDRLVALQQKRIAQLDSSLNDNTENKS is encoded by the coding sequence ATGGAAAAGGAATTACACGAGCAGTATGAATACGCAAGAAGGAGAATAAGACAAAAAAAAATGCTTTATTTTCACTTCGTTTTATTTCTTTTAGGAAGTTTATTTTTATTTGTCACTGATCGATTTTTAAATATCTCCTATGGACAAAACTGGTACTTATGGATAATTACAGTCTGGTTTTTTATTTTTATTTTACATTTTGTAAAAGTATATATCACTGACCGTTTTTTGAACAAAAATTGGGAAAGAGAACAAATCGACCGACTTGTTGCCTTACAGCAAAAAAGAATAGCACAGCTGGACTCTAGCTTAAATGACAATACTGAAAACAAATCTTAG
- a CDS encoding thymidylate synthase — protein sequence MKQYLDLVQHVLENGCQKGDRTGTGTKSVFGYQMRFDLSEGFPMVTTKKLHLKSIIYELLWFLKGDTNIKYLQENGVKIWDAWADSNGDLGPVYGHQWRNWNSEEIDQISELITELKTNPNSRRMLVSAWNPSVLPDTKKTFEENVANNKAALPPCHAFFQFYVSSPDLEKGETKGKLSCQLYQRSADIFLGVPFNIASYALLTMMIAQVCDLEAGEFIHTFGDAHIYNNHFEQLELQLKRDPKPLPKMVLNPDIKNIFDFDYNDFTLLDYEPHAGIKGSVAV from the coding sequence ATGAAACAATACTTAGACTTAGTGCAACATGTTCTTGAGAATGGTTGTCAAAAAGGAGATAGAACTGGAACTGGAACAAAAAGTGTGTTTGGTTACCAAATGCGTTTTGATTTAAGTGAAGGTTTCCCAATGGTTACCACAAAAAAACTACACTTAAAGTCCATCATATATGAATTGCTTTGGTTTTTAAAAGGAGATACAAACATTAAATATCTTCAAGAAAACGGAGTTAAAATATGGGATGCTTGGGCAGATAGCAACGGTGATTTAGGTCCTGTTTATGGACACCAATGGCGCAATTGGAACAGTGAAGAAATCGATCAGATTTCAGAATTAATTACGGAACTAAAAACAAATCCAAACAGCCGACGAATGTTAGTTTCGGCTTGGAATCCATCGGTTTTACCTGATACAAAAAAAACATTTGAAGAAAATGTAGCCAATAATAAAGCTGCTTTACCTCCTTGCCATGCCTTTTTCCAATTTTACGTTTCTAGTCCTGACTTAGAGAAAGGAGAAACAAAAGGAAAACTATCTTGTCAATTGTATCAAAGAAGTGCTGATATATTTTTGGGCGTTCCTTTTAACATCGCATCATACGCTTTATTAACTATGATGATTGCACAAGTTTGTGATCTTGAAGCAGGAGAATTCATCCACACTTTTGGAGACGCACATATCTACAACAATCATTTTGAACAATTAGAATTACAACTAAAACGCGATCCAAAACCATTACCAAAAATGGTTTTAAATCCTGATATAAAAAACATATTCGATTTTGATTACAATGACTTCACCCTTTTAGATTACGAACCTCATGCAGGTATCAAAGGAAGTGTTGCTGTATAA
- a CDS encoding bifunctional nuclease family protein, with translation MSLVKLSIKGISYSQTQNGAYALILNEVDGERKLPIVIGAFEAQSIAIALEKEIKPPRPLTHDLFKNFAERFDIVVKQVIIHKLVDGVFYSSLICERDKIEEIIDARTSDAIALALRFNAPIFTYKNILDKAGIYLKSNSMESDKDSQEIDDVLSNPETFGREEESNQSGETYSKHTTSELNELLEQAVLQEDYEKAAKIRDEISKREV, from the coding sequence ATGAGCTTAGTTAAATTATCGATAAAAGGAATTTCATACAGTCAAACTCAAAATGGCGCTTATGCTTTGATTTTGAATGAAGTTGATGGCGAACGAAAGTTACCAATTGTAATTGGGGCTTTTGAAGCACAATCAATTGCTATTGCTTTAGAAAAAGAGATAAAACCACCTCGCCCATTAACTCATGATTTATTCAAAAACTTTGCAGAACGATTTGATATTGTTGTAAAGCAAGTAATCATTCATAAATTAGTTGATGGAGTTTTCTACTCTAGCCTAATTTGCGAAAGAGATAAAATTGAAGAAATTATCGATGCAAGAACTTCTGATGCAATCGCATTAGCATTACGTTTCAATGCTCCGATATTTACTTATAAAAACATTTTGGACAAGGCAGGTATTTATTTAAAGTCCAATTCTATGGAAAGCGACAAGGACTCTCAAGAAATTGATGACGTTCTTTCTAATCCTGAAACTTTTGGTCGCGAAGAAGAGAGCAACCAATCTGGCGAAACCTATTCTAAACACACGACTTCGGAGCTTAACGAATTATTAGAACAAGCTGTTCTTCAAGAAGATTATGAAAAAGCTGCTAAAATTCGTGATGAAATTTCGAAAAGAGAAGTATAA
- a CDS encoding electron transfer flavoprotein subunit alpha/FixB family protein, with protein MSILIYAESAEGKFKKVAFELASYAKKIAETLGTTVTALTINTNDVSELSKYGVDKVLKVTNDKLAGFTAKAYADVIKQAAQKEGTKVVLLSSSTDSIYLSSLVAVALEAGFASNVVGLPVSTSPFQVKRNAFSNKAFNITEINTDVKVLALAKNSYGIYESAGSASEEDFNPTIGDNDFGVKLESVEKVTGKVSIADADVVVSGGRGLKGPENWGLVEDLAAVLGAATACSKPVSDLGWRPHSEHVGQTGKPVATNLYIAIGISGAIQHIAGINSSKVKLVINNDPEAPFFKVADYGVVGDAFEIVPKLIEKLKAFKAQHS; from the coding sequence ATGTCAATATTAATATATGCAGAATCTGCAGAAGGAAAATTTAAAAAGGTAGCTTTTGAGTTGGCTTCATACGCTAAAAAAATTGCCGAAACTCTAGGAACAACTGTTACTGCTCTAACAATAAACACTAACGACGTAAGCGAATTATCTAAATACGGAGTTGATAAAGTTCTTAAGGTAACTAACGATAAATTAGCAGGATTTACTGCTAAAGCTTATGCTGATGTTATTAAACAAGCTGCGCAAAAAGAAGGAACTAAAGTGGTTTTATTATCTTCTAGTACAGACAGTATTTACCTTTCATCATTGGTTGCAGTAGCTTTAGAAGCTGGATTTGCTTCAAATGTTGTAGGCTTACCTGTAAGCACATCTCCTTTTCAAGTAAAGAGAAATGCTTTTTCAAACAAAGCTTTCAATATCACTGAAATCAATACTGATGTAAAAGTACTTGCTTTAGCTAAGAACTCATACGGTATTTACGAAAGTGCCGGTTCAGCATCTGAAGAAGATTTTAACCCAACAATTGGAGACAATGATTTTGGAGTAAAATTGGAATCTGTTGAAAAAGTTACTGGAAAAGTATCTATCGCTGATGCAGATGTTGTGGTATCTGGCGGTCGTGGATTAAAAGGACCTGAAAACTGGGGATTGGTAGAAGACTTAGCTGCCGTACTTGGTGCTGCAACTGCTTGTTCTAAACCAGTTTCAGATTTAGGATGGAGACCTCATAGCGAACACGTAGGACAAACAGGAAAACCTGTTGCTACAAATTTATACATCGCAATTGGTATCTCTGGAGCAATCCAACACATTGCAGGTATAAACTCATCAAAAGTAAAATTAGTAATCAACAACGATCCAGAAGCTCCTTTCTTTAAAGTAGCCGATTATGGAGTTGTAGGTGATGCTTTTGAAATTGTACCTAAATTAATCGAAAAATTAAAAGCTTTTAAAGCACAACATTCATAG
- a CDS encoding electron transfer flavoprotein subunit beta/FixA family protein: protein MKILVCISHVPDTTSKINFTNGDSEFDTNGVQYVINPNDEFGLTRAIWFQEQQGATVTVVNVGGPDTEPTLRKALAIGANEAIRVNANPTDGFFVAKQLAEVIKNGGYDLVIAGKESLDYNGGMVPGMISGILGYNFLNSCTNITVDGTNVKAVREIDGGKETVSTTLPLIIGGQKGLVEEKDLRIPNMRGIMTARTKALAIVEPVDAPVNTKAVKFEKPAPKSAVKLVSPDNLDELINLLHNEAKVI, encoded by the coding sequence ATGAAAATATTAGTTTGCATCAGTCATGTACCTGATACTACTTCAAAAATTAACTTTACCAACGGTGATTCAGAATTTGATACTAATGGCGTACAATATGTAATTAATCCTAACGACGAATTTGGCTTAACACGTGCTATTTGGTTTCAGGAGCAACAAGGTGCTACGGTTACTGTAGTAAATGTTGGAGGTCCTGATACTGAACCAACTCTACGTAAAGCTTTAGCAATTGGCGCAAACGAAGCTATTCGTGTAAATGCAAATCCAACTGATGGTTTTTTTGTAGCAAAACAATTAGCAGAAGTTATTAAAAACGGCGGTTATGATTTAGTAATTGCAGGAAAAGAATCTCTAGATTATAATGGCGGAATGGTTCCTGGTATGATTTCTGGAATTTTAGGATATAACTTTTTAAACTCATGCACAAACATTACCGTAGATGGTACTAATGTAAAAGCTGTTCGTGAAATTGATGGTGGAAAAGAAACTGTAAGCACTACTTTACCATTAATTATCGGTGGTCAAAAAGGATTGGTTGAAGAAAAAGATCTACGTATTCCTAACATGAGAGGAATCATGACTGCAAGAACAAAAGCTTTAGCAATTGTTGAGCCAGTTGACGCTCCTGTAAATACTAAAGCGGTGAAATTTGAAAAACCAGCACCAAAATCTGCTGTGAAATTAGTTTCTCCAGATAATTTAGATGAGTTAATCAATTTATTACACAACGAAGCAAAAGTAATCTAG
- a CDS encoding pyruvate dehydrogenase complex E1 component subunit beta: MRTIQFREAICEAMSEEMRHDESIYLMGEEVAEYNGAYKASKGMLAEFGAKRVIDTPIAELGFTGIAVGSAMNGCRPIVEYMTFNFCLVGIDQIINNAAKMRQMTGGQFNVPIVFRGPTASAGQLGATHSQALENWFANTPGLKVVVPSTPYDAKGLLKAAIRDNDPVIFMESEQMYGDKGEVPDGEYTIPLGVADVKREGTDVTIVSFGKIIKEAFIAADELAKEGISCEIIDLRTVRPMDKDAILASVKKTNRLVVLEEAWPFASISSEITYIVQEQAFDFLDAPIQRITTADTPAPYSPVLLKDWLPNAGDVIKAVKKVMYKK, encoded by the coding sequence ATGAGAACAATACAATTTAGAGAGGCCATTTGTGAAGCTATGAGCGAAGAAATGCGTCACGATGAATCCATATATTTAATGGGCGAGGAAGTTGCGGAATATAATGGTGCATATAAAGCGTCAAAAGGTATGCTTGCTGAGTTTGGTGCAAAAAGAGTAATTGATACTCCAATTGCGGAACTTGGATTTACAGGAATTGCAGTTGGATCTGCAATGAATGGATGTCGTCCAATTGTCGAGTATATGACTTTCAACTTTTGTTTAGTTGGTATTGATCAAATTATAAATAACGCAGCTAAAATGCGTCAGATGACAGGAGGACAATTTAATGTGCCTATCGTTTTTCGTGGACCAACTGCATCTGCAGGTCAATTAGGAGCAACTCACTCTCAAGCTTTAGAAAACTGGTTTGCAAATACACCAGGACTTAAAGTTGTGGTTCCATCTACACCTTACGATGCAAAAGGACTTTTAAAAGCTGCAATTCGTGATAATGACCCTGTAATCTTTATGGAGTCTGAGCAAATGTATGGTGATAAAGGTGAAGTGCCAGACGGAGAATATACAATTCCTTTAGGAGTTGCAGATGTTAAACGTGAAGGAACAGATGTTACTATCGTATCTTTTGGAAAAATTATAAAAGAAGCATTTATCGCAGCAGATGAATTGGCTAAAGAAGGTATTTCTTGTGAAATTATCGATTTAAGAACAGTTCGTCCAATGGACAAAGATGCTATCTTGGCTTCTGTTAAGAAAACAAATCGTTTAGTAGTACTTGAAGAGGCTTGGCCTTTTGCAAGTATATCTTCTGAGATTACTTATATCGTACAAGAACAAGCTTTCGATTTTCTTGATGCGCCAATACAGCGTATTACAACTGCAGATACTCCTGCTCCTTACTCTCCAGTATTGCTTAAAGACTGGTTGCCAAATGCTGGTGACGTTATAAAAGCAGTAAAGAAAGTAATGTATAAAAAATAA
- a CDS encoding DUF5686 and carboxypeptidase-like regulatory domain-containing protein — protein sequence MKRIIILSLFFLFALANSIFAQTKVSGVVLDKSNQPIPFASVVFKGSNVGIVSNEDGRFYLESPNTYTAIIVASAGFSEKEITLEKAVSYNFKVILNEAEYLNEVVIFTGKTSKKNNPALDILRKIWERKRKNGLYQFKQYQMEKYEKVEFDMNTIDSAFMKNKIFKGMEFIFKQVDTSKVTGKTYLPIFINESLYDVYGDNNLKKVKEIIKGSKTSGFNNNQQILAFVKDLYSDYNIYDNHLTFFDKSFTSPLSRTGIDVYNYVLKDSTFIDKKWCYNIVFYPRRKNELTFKGDFWVNDTTFAIKKINMAVTKSANINWVKDIYIEQEFDVVSDSIFLLTRDYMMSDFALNKKENSKGVYGKRTSSYRDHKFNIPKPAPFYKEEVNYIDNEVYNRPDEYWEENRFEKLTKDEQGVYKMLDTLQTVKKFKQLYSLVSILGSGYIEFPKFDYGPIFSTFGYNEVEGVRVRVGGRTYFGPNDPWRLQAYTAYGFDDNKFKYGLSGKWMIDKKNRLIISGGNRRDVEQIGASLTTTNDVLGRSFASSALFTTGSNGKLTNINLTNVAAEIEPVKNLTFQVGLSYRTLESASDTFSLDYYTTMPSATNPGGVIANGVKQSEANIQIEYMPNRKTIGFGVERNNVDSPFSRFFINYSHGFKGVLDSDFKYEKIQLYYKQPIIIGPLGRTNLILETGKTFGTIPLGLMSVIPGNQTYFTIENTFSNLNFYEFVTDQYATLQWDHNFGGRLFARIPFMRKLNWREIIGAKAVYGTISDANRAINASGLEYIAPENIYWEYSAGIGNIFKVFRIDFSWRGSYLNTPDASKFAVKGSFGFYF from the coding sequence ATGAAAAGAATAATTATACTCAGTCTGTTTTTTTTATTCGCTCTAGCGAATAGCATTTTTGCACAAACTAAAGTGAGTGGAGTGGTCTTAGATAAATCCAATCAGCCAATTCCATTTGCAAGTGTGGTTTTTAAAGGAAGCAATGTTGGAATTGTTTCTAATGAAGATGGACGTTTTTACTTAGAATCACCAAACACATATACAGCTATTATTGTTGCTTCGGCTGGCTTTTCAGAAAAAGAAATTACACTAGAAAAAGCCGTTAGTTACAATTTTAAAGTTATCCTGAACGAAGCCGAATATTTAAATGAGGTTGTAATTTTTACTGGTAAGACTTCCAAAAAAAATAATCCAGCGTTAGATATTCTTAGAAAAATATGGGAAAGAAAACGTAAAAACGGATTGTATCAGTTTAAACAATACCAAATGGAGAAGTACGAGAAAGTGGAATTCGATATGAATACCATTGATAGTGCTTTCATGAAGAACAAGATTTTTAAAGGAATGGAGTTCATCTTTAAACAAGTAGATACTTCTAAAGTTACAGGAAAAACATATTTGCCAATTTTTATAAACGAATCTTTGTATGATGTATATGGAGATAATAACTTAAAGAAGGTAAAAGAGATTATAAAAGGAAGCAAAACTTCTGGATTCAATAATAATCAGCAAATATTAGCTTTTGTAAAAGACCTGTATTCTGATTATAATATTTATGATAATCACCTAACCTTTTTTGATAAAAGCTTTACAAGTCCGTTGTCAAGAACCGGAATTGATGTCTACAACTATGTTTTAAAAGACAGTACATTTATAGATAAGAAATGGTGTTATAATATTGTCTTTTATCCAAGACGTAAAAACGAATTGACTTTTAAAGGAGATTTTTGGGTAAATGATACCACATTTGCTATCAAGAAAATTAATATGGCAGTTACAAAAAGTGCAAATATTAACTGGGTAAAAGATATATATATCGAGCAAGAATTTGACGTAGTAAGTGATTCTATTTTTCTACTTACGAGAGATTATATGATGTCGGATTTTGCTTTAAATAAAAAAGAAAACTCTAAAGGGGTTTATGGAAAGCGAACTTCATCTTACAGAGATCATAAGTTTAATATACCAAAACCAGCGCCTTTTTATAAAGAAGAAGTTAATTATATAGACAACGAAGTGTATAATAGACCCGATGAATATTGGGAGGAAAACCGATTCGAAAAACTGACCAAAGACGAACAAGGTGTTTATAAAATGCTTGATACCTTGCAGACAGTCAAAAAGTTTAAGCAACTCTATAGTTTGGTTTCTATACTTGGTAGTGGCTATATAGAGTTCCCTAAATTTGATTACGGACCTATATTCTCAACATTTGGATATAATGAAGTAGAAGGAGTTCGTGTGCGAGTAGGAGGAAGAACCTATTTTGGACCAAATGATCCTTGGCGTTTACAAGCCTATACCGCGTATGGATTTGATGATAACAAATTTAAATACGGACTTTCAGGAAAATGGATGATCGATAAAAAGAATCGTCTTATTATTTCGGGAGGAAATAGGAGAGATGTAGAGCAAATTGGGGCAAGTTTAACAACAACCAATGATGTCTTAGGACGAAGCTTTGCCTCATCGGCTTTATTTACAACAGGAAGTAATGGGAAATTAACCAATATTAATTTAACCAATGTTGCTGCTGAAATTGAGCCTGTCAAAAATCTAACATTTCAAGTAGGGTTATCCTATCGTACATTAGAATCTGCATCAGATACATTTAGTTTAGATTATTATACAACTATGCCTTCCGCAACAAATCCGGGAGGAGTTATAGCAAACGGAGTAAAACAATCAGAAGCAAATATTCAGATTGAATACATGCCTAATCGTAAAACAATAGGTTTTGGAGTTGAAAGAAATAACGTAGATAGTCCATTTAGTAGATTCTTTATTAATTATAGCCATGGATTTAAAGGAGTATTAGATAGTGATTTCAAATACGAAAAAATTCAGTTGTATTACAAGCAACCTATAATTATAGGGCCTCTAGGACGTACGAATCTGATCTTGGAAACGGGGAAAACATTCGGAACAATACCGTTAGGATTAATGAGTGTGATACCAGGAAATCAGACTTATTTTACAATCGAGAATACATTTAGTAACTTGAATTTCTACGAGTTTGTAACCGATCAATATGCGACGCTACAGTGGGATCATAATTTTGGAGGACGTCTTTTTGCCAGAATCCCTTTTATGCGTAAGCTCAACTGGAGAGAGATTATTGGAGCTAAGGCAGTATACGGAACCATATCCGATGCTAATAGAGCTATTAACGCTTCGGGATTAGAGTATATTGCGCCCGAAAATATCTATTGGGAATACAGTGCTGGAATAGGGAATATCTTCAAAGTATTCCGTATCGATTTCTCTTGGAGAGGTAGTTACTTAAATACGCCCGATGCAAGTAAATTTGCAGTAAAAGGATCTTTCGGATTCTATTTCTAG
- a CDS encoding DNA-3-methyladenine glycosylase family protein, whose product MQEAIDYLSTKSPIFQAIIQEYGLPPIPKRPQGFETLVLLILEQQVSIDSARATFLKIKGYTICSPEVLVILSDETFRALGVSRQKTTYIKALASAILTDEINIESLATKSAKQVREELIKLKGIGNWTIDIYLMFCLQEPDLMPLGDIAVVNTIKELLDIHDKKEMETHTLQWSPYRSYATYLLWHYYLKKRKRTITY is encoded by the coding sequence ATGCAAGAAGCAATCGATTATCTTTCAACTAAGAGTCCAATTTTTCAGGCAATCATTCAAGAATATGGATTGCCTCCAATACCGAAACGACCACAAGGTTTCGAAACATTGGTTTTGCTTATTTTAGAACAGCAAGTATCTATCGATTCAGCTAGAGCTACATTTTTAAAAATCAAAGGGTATACAATTTGTAGTCCCGAAGTATTAGTAATCTTGTCAGATGAAACTTTTCGAGCTTTGGGTGTAAGCCGACAAAAGACAACTTACATTAAGGCTTTAGCATCAGCTATATTAACTGATGAAATCAATATTGAGAGCTTAGCAACCAAATCAGCTAAACAAGTTCGAGAGGAGCTTATAAAACTAAAAGGAATCGGGAATTGGACTATCGATATTTACCTAATGTTTTGCCTTCAAGAACCCGATTTAATGCCACTAGGAGATATAGCTGTAGTAAATACAATCAAAGAATTACTGGATATTCACGATAAAAAAGAGATGGAAACTCATACCTTACAATGGAGTCCGTATCGTTCCTATGCTACCTATTTGCTTTGGCATTATTATCTAAAAAAAAGAAAAAGAACAATTACCTATTAA